A window from Chrysemys picta bellii isolate R12L10 chromosome 2, ASM1138683v2, whole genome shotgun sequence encodes these proteins:
- the PHYHIP gene encoding phytanoyl-CoA hydroxylase-interacting protein: MELLSTPRSIEINNITCDSFRISWAMDGGDLERVTHYFIDLNKKENKNSNKFKHRDVPTKLVAKAVPLPMTVRGHWFLSPRTEYSVAVQTAVKQSDGEYLVSGWSETVEFCTGDYAKEHLAQLQEKAELIAGRMLRFSVFYRNQHKEYFQHVRMHCGNMMKPSLKDNSGSHGSPTSGMLHGIFFSCNTEFNTGQPPQDSPYGRYRFQIPAQRLFSPNTNLYFADFYCMYTAYHYVVLVLAPKGSPGDHFCRERLPQLDISCNKFLTCCMEDGELVYHHAQDIILEVIYTEPVDLSLGVLGEISGHQLMSLSTADAKKDPSCKTCNISVGR, encoded by the exons ATGGAGCTGCTCTCCACCCCCCGCAGCATCGAGATCAACAACATCACGTGCGACTCGTTCCGGATCTCCTGGGCCATGGACGGGGGAGACCTGGAGAGAGTCACCCACTACTTCATCGACCTCAACAAGAAGGAGAACAAGAACTCCAACAAATTCAAACACAGG GATGTGCCCACCAAGCTGGTCGCCAAGGCAGTCCCACTGCCCATGACTGTGAGGGGCCACTGGTTCCTGAGCCCCAGGACAGAGTACAGCGTGGCCGTGCAGACAGCGGTGAAGCAGAGTGATGGGGAGTACCTGGTGTCCGGCTGGAGCGAGACCGTGGAGTTCTGCACGGGGG ACTATGCTAAGGAGCACCTGGCCCAGCTGCAGGAGAAGGCTGAGCTCATTGCGGGCAGGATGCTCAGATTCTCGGTCTTCTATAGGAACCAGCACAAGGAATATTTCCAGCACGTCAG GATGCATTGTGGGAACATGATGAAGCCCTCCCTGAAGGACAACAGTGGGAGCCACGGCTCACCCACCAGCGGCATGCTGCATGGGATCTTCTTCAGCTGCAACACCGAATTCAACACAGgccagcccccccaggactcGCCCTACGGCCGCTACCGCTTCCAGATCCCCGCCCAGCGCCTCTTCAGCCCCAACACCAACCTCTACTTTGCGGACTTCTACTGCATGTACACCGCCTACCACTATGTCGTCCTGGTGCTGGCCCCCAAGGGCTCCCCGGGAGACCACTTCTGCCGGGAGCGCCTGCCCCAGCTGGACATTTCCTGCAACAAGTTCCTGACCTGCTGCATGGAGGACGGCGAGCTGGTCTATCACCACGCCCAGGACATCATCCTGGAGGTCATATACACCGAGCCCGTCGACCTCAGCCTGGGCGTGCTGGGAGAGATCAGCGGCCACCAACTCATGAGCCTCTCCACTGCTGATGCCAAAAAAGACCCCAGCTGCAAGACGTGCAACATCAGCGTGGGGCGCTAG